In the genome of Anomalospiza imberbis isolate Cuckoo-Finch-1a 21T00152 chromosome 11, ASM3175350v1, whole genome shotgun sequence, one region contains:
- the CCDC66 gene encoding coiled-coil domain-containing protein 66 isoform X2 — protein MGNKARAPKQALRIKHTGLILRPTQNACIKKENLSKPRSESSLSMTKGEKLQVNKHSSHEATTKGYSLIFQRDKTNRYPDSEDSSIVKKTKHKPQAPHVSAEDFKSLVCLTQAQLQQILMIVKEGRSISETHNEMQEEMAANEASEENVIGSLQKDCEVSPVPDEANSDSGREQEAHPQPRQNVIKDSWKPADLFSTLGEREGEKALLEFKKTQWKKELDEQVALKKKLKETLEGEVGYFWAKLGSNKTPKVETPDPDQTVLPADSVHGTEENAACTAALATEADGVALNVPRAPAGQSSDFSPDFPAGSCTALGFREAVPQERPFSALKHDQQKKWLEELDKQKEEAKLRKLEEKLNLSKAEEHDRWEMHFDSFKNHFNAKVQHPLNGMHRKPESLSLSPDAKDPSVFVHPLSPASLGNLMPLQMGTAEKAAKNGALEQNQRVSFLRSMTALLDPAQIEERDRRRQKQLEHQKAIMAQVEEKRKQKQLEEEQRKWEEQQEELRLAREKAQLQKQFEEEMLKQKQKEELATLKARELYQTMEKAQELAQGSKQDQHIPDLAQKAHDISELQNSLGGGKYKSHTQFACSFGG, from the exons ATGGGTAATAAAGCCAGAGCACCTAAACAGGCATTGAGAATAAagcacactgggctcatctTGAGGCCAACACAAAATGCTTGTATCAAGAAGGAAAATTTATCAAAACCAAGGAGTGAATCAAGCTTATCAATGACAAAAGGTGAAAAACTGCAAGTTAATAAACACTCCTCACATGAAGCCACAACTAAAGGTTACTCTTTGATTTTCCAAAGAGATAAGACAAACAGATATCCTGATTCAGAGGATTCTAGTATTGTAAAAAAGACTAAACACAAACCTCAAGCCCCACATGTATCAGCTGAAGACTTCAAAAGTTTGGTGTGTTTAACACAAGCACAGCTTCAACAGATTTTGATGATTGTTAAAGAAGGAAGAAGCATCTCTGAGACTCACAATGAAATGCAAGAGGAAATGG CTGCTAATGAGGCATCAGAGGAAAATGTTATAGGATCACTCCAAAAAGATTGTGAAGTGTCCCCAGTTCCAGATGAAGCAAACTCTGATTCAGGCAGGGAACAAGAAGCACATCCACAGCCAAGACAGAATGTTAT AAAAGATTCATGGAAACCTGCTGACTTGTTTAGTACCTTGGGTGAAAGAGAAGGGGAGAAAGCCTTACTGGAATTTAAAAAGACCCAATGGAAGAAGGAATTAG ATGAACAGGTAGCACTGAAGAAGAAGCTGAAAGAAACTCTGGAGGGAGAGGTGGGTTACTTCTGGGCAAAACTTGGCAGTAATAAAACGCCTAAGGTGGAAACACCTGACCCAGACCAG ACAGTGCTTCCAGCTGACTCAGTTCATGGCACTGAGGAGAACGCTGCCTGTACAGCTGCTTTAGCCACAGAGGCTGATGGAGTTGCACTGAATGTTCCAAGAGCTCCAGCTGGGCAGTCTTCTGATTTCAGTCCTGACTTTCCAGCTGGCAGTTGCACAGCATTGGGTTTCAGG GAAGCTGTGCCACAGGAGCGACCTTTTAGTGCTCTGAAACATGACCAACAGAAGAAGTGGCTTGAAGAGTTGGACAAGCAGAAGGAAGAAGCTAAACTAcgaaaattagaagaaaaactTAATTTATCAAAG GCAGAAGAGCATGACAGATGGGAAATGCATTTTGATTCTTTTAAGAACCATTTTAATGCTAAGGTCCAGCACCCCTTAAATGGAATGCACAGAAAGCCTGAAAGTCTTTCCCTGTCACCTGATGCCAAGGACCCGAGTGTTTTCGTTCACCCTTTGTCCCCTGCATCTTTAGGCAACCTCATGCCCTTACAGATGGGAACTGCAGAAAAAGCTGCTAAAAATGGTGCTTTGGAACAAAATCAGAGGGTCAG TTTCCTCCGTTCCATGACAGCTCTGCTGGACCCTGCACAGATTGAGGAGAGGGACAGGAGGCGGCAGAAGCAGTTGGAACATCAG AAAGCAATAATGGCTCAGGTGGAAGAAAAACGGAAGCAGAAACAACTggaggaagagcagagaaaaTGGGAAGAGCAACAGGAAGAACTGCGCCTGGCACGAGAAAAAGCACAACTGCAGAAACAGTTTGAAGAAGAAAtgctgaaacaaaaacaaaaggag gaactTGCAACTCTTAAAGCTAGAGAGCTTTATCAGACAATGGAGAAAGCTCAGGAATTAGCCCAGGGATCAAAACAAGACCAGCACATTCCAGACTTGGCTCAGAAGGCACATGACATTTCAGAACTTCAGAACAGTCTTGGTGGTGGCAAGTATAAATCTCACACTCAGTTTGCCTGTTCCTTTGGTGGTTGA
- the CCDC66 gene encoding coiled-coil domain-containing protein 66 isoform X3 — protein MNLGDGLKLETEVLDGKPRLILASSDKSKPAMKMGNKARAPKQALRIKHTGLILRPTQNACIKKENLSKPRSESSLSMTKGEKLQVNKHSSHEATTKGYSLIFQRDKTNRYPDSEDSSIVKKTKHKPQAPHVSAEDFKSLVCLTQAQLQQILMIVKEGRSISETHNEMQEEMAANEASEENVIGSLQKDCEVSPVPDEANSDSGREQEAHPQPRQNVIKDSWKPADLFSTLGEREGEKALLEFKKTQWKKELDEQVALKKKLKETLEGEVGYFWAKLGSNKTPKVETPDPDQTVLPADSVHGTEENAACTAALATEADGVALNVPRAPAGQSSDFSPDFPAGSCTALGFREAVPQERPFSALKHDQQKKWLEELDKQKEEAKLRKLEEKLNLSKAEEHDRWEMHFDSFKNHFNAKVQHPLNGMHRKPESLSLSPDAKDPSVFVHPLSPASLGNLMPLQMGTAEKAAKNGALEQNQRVSFLRSMTALLDPAQIEERDRRRQKQLEHQKAIMAQVEEKRKQKQLEEEQRKWEEQQEELRLAREKAQLQKQFEEEMLKQKQKEELATLKARELYQTMEKAQELAQGSKQDQHIPDLAQKAHDISELQNSLGGGKYKSHTQFACSFGG, from the exons ATGAACCTGGG CGATGGACTGAAGCTCGAAACTGAAGTGCTGGATGGAAAGCCTAGGCTAATTTTAGcttcttctg ATAAATCAAAGCCTGCCATGAAG ATGGGTAATAAAGCCAGAGCACCTAAACAGGCATTGAGAATAAagcacactgggctcatctTGAGGCCAACACAAAATGCTTGTATCAAGAAGGAAAATTTATCAAAACCAAGGAGTGAATCAAGCTTATCAATGACAAAAGGTGAAAAACTGCAAGTTAATAAACACTCCTCACATGAAGCCACAACTAAAGGTTACTCTTTGATTTTCCAAAGAGATAAGACAAACAGATATCCTGATTCAGAGGATTCTAGTATTGTAAAAAAGACTAAACACAAACCTCAAGCCCCACATGTATCAGCTGAAGACTTCAAAAGTTTGGTGTGTTTAACACAAGCACAGCTTCAACAGATTTTGATGATTGTTAAAGAAGGAAGAAGCATCTCTGAGACTCACAATGAAATGCAAGAGGAAATGG CTGCTAATGAGGCATCAGAGGAAAATGTTATAGGATCACTCCAAAAAGATTGTGAAGTGTCCCCAGTTCCAGATGAAGCAAACTCTGATTCAGGCAGGGAACAAGAAGCACATCCACAGCCAAGACAGAATGTTAT AAAAGATTCATGGAAACCTGCTGACTTGTTTAGTACCTTGGGTGAAAGAGAAGGGGAGAAAGCCTTACTGGAATTTAAAAAGACCCAATGGAAGAAGGAATTAG ATGAACAGGTAGCACTGAAGAAGAAGCTGAAAGAAACTCTGGAGGGAGAGGTGGGTTACTTCTGGGCAAAACTTGGCAGTAATAAAACGCCTAAGGTGGAAACACCTGACCCAGACCAG ACAGTGCTTCCAGCTGACTCAGTTCATGGCACTGAGGAGAACGCTGCCTGTACAGCTGCTTTAGCCACAGAGGCTGATGGAGTTGCACTGAATGTTCCAAGAGCTCCAGCTGGGCAGTCTTCTGATTTCAGTCCTGACTTTCCAGCTGGCAGTTGCACAGCATTGGGTTTCAGG GAAGCTGTGCCACAGGAGCGACCTTTTAGTGCTCTGAAACATGACCAACAGAAGAAGTGGCTTGAAGAGTTGGACAAGCAGAAGGAAGAAGCTAAACTAcgaaaattagaagaaaaactTAATTTATCAAAG GCAGAAGAGCATGACAGATGGGAAATGCATTTTGATTCTTTTAAGAACCATTTTAATGCTAAGGTCCAGCACCCCTTAAATGGAATGCACAGAAAGCCTGAAAGTCTTTCCCTGTCACCTGATGCCAAGGACCCGAGTGTTTTCGTTCACCCTTTGTCCCCTGCATCTTTAGGCAACCTCATGCCCTTACAGATGGGAACTGCAGAAAAAGCTGCTAAAAATGGTGCTTTGGAACAAAATCAGAGGGTCAG TTTCCTCCGTTCCATGACAGCTCTGCTGGACCCTGCACAGATTGAGGAGAGGGACAGGAGGCGGCAGAAGCAGTTGGAACATCAG AAAGCAATAATGGCTCAGGTGGAAGAAAAACGGAAGCAGAAACAACTggaggaagagcagagaaaaTGGGAAGAGCAACAGGAAGAACTGCGCCTGGCACGAGAAAAAGCACAACTGCAGAAACAGTTTGAAGAAGAAAtgctgaaacaaaaacaaaaggag gaactTGCAACTCTTAAAGCTAGAGAGCTTTATCAGACAATGGAGAAAGCTCAGGAATTAGCCCAGGGATCAAAACAAGACCAGCACATTCCAGACTTGGCTCAGAAGGCACATGACATTTCAGAACTTCAGAACAGTCTTGGTGGTGGCAAGTATAAATCTCACACTCAGTTTGCCTGTTCCTTTGGTGGTTGA
- the CCDC66 gene encoding coiled-coil domain-containing protein 66 isoform X1, whose amino-acid sequence MRTFRDLKGILMGNKARAPKQALRIKHTGLILRPTQNACIKKENLSKPRSESSLSMTKGEKLQVNKHSSHEATTKGYSLIFQRDKTNRYPDSEDSSIVKKTKHKPQAPHVSAEDFKSLVCLTQAQLQQILMIVKEGRSISETHNEMQEEMAANEASEENVIGSLQKDCEVSPVPDEANSDSGREQEAHPQPRQNVIKDSWKPADLFSTLGEREGEKALLEFKKTQWKKELDEQVALKKKLKETLEGEVGYFWAKLGSNKTPKVETPDPDQTVLPADSVHGTEENAACTAALATEADGVALNVPRAPAGQSSDFSPDFPAGSCTALGFREAVPQERPFSALKHDQQKKWLEELDKQKEEAKLRKLEEKLNLSKAEEHDRWEMHFDSFKNHFNAKVQHPLNGMHRKPESLSLSPDAKDPSVFVHPLSPASLGNLMPLQMGTAEKAAKNGALEQNQRVSFLRSMTALLDPAQIEERDRRRQKQLEHQKAIMAQVEEKRKQKQLEEEQRKWEEQQEELRLAREKAQLQKQFEEEMLKQKQKEELATLKARELYQTMEKAQELAQGSKQDQHIPDLAQKAHDISELQNSLGGGKYKSHTQFACSFGG is encoded by the exons ATGAGAACTTTCAGAGACCTTAAAGGGATTCTG ATGGGTAATAAAGCCAGAGCACCTAAACAGGCATTGAGAATAAagcacactgggctcatctTGAGGCCAACACAAAATGCTTGTATCAAGAAGGAAAATTTATCAAAACCAAGGAGTGAATCAAGCTTATCAATGACAAAAGGTGAAAAACTGCAAGTTAATAAACACTCCTCACATGAAGCCACAACTAAAGGTTACTCTTTGATTTTCCAAAGAGATAAGACAAACAGATATCCTGATTCAGAGGATTCTAGTATTGTAAAAAAGACTAAACACAAACCTCAAGCCCCACATGTATCAGCTGAAGACTTCAAAAGTTTGGTGTGTTTAACACAAGCACAGCTTCAACAGATTTTGATGATTGTTAAAGAAGGAAGAAGCATCTCTGAGACTCACAATGAAATGCAAGAGGAAATGG CTGCTAATGAGGCATCAGAGGAAAATGTTATAGGATCACTCCAAAAAGATTGTGAAGTGTCCCCAGTTCCAGATGAAGCAAACTCTGATTCAGGCAGGGAACAAGAAGCACATCCACAGCCAAGACAGAATGTTAT AAAAGATTCATGGAAACCTGCTGACTTGTTTAGTACCTTGGGTGAAAGAGAAGGGGAGAAAGCCTTACTGGAATTTAAAAAGACCCAATGGAAGAAGGAATTAG ATGAACAGGTAGCACTGAAGAAGAAGCTGAAAGAAACTCTGGAGGGAGAGGTGGGTTACTTCTGGGCAAAACTTGGCAGTAATAAAACGCCTAAGGTGGAAACACCTGACCCAGACCAG ACAGTGCTTCCAGCTGACTCAGTTCATGGCACTGAGGAGAACGCTGCCTGTACAGCTGCTTTAGCCACAGAGGCTGATGGAGTTGCACTGAATGTTCCAAGAGCTCCAGCTGGGCAGTCTTCTGATTTCAGTCCTGACTTTCCAGCTGGCAGTTGCACAGCATTGGGTTTCAGG GAAGCTGTGCCACAGGAGCGACCTTTTAGTGCTCTGAAACATGACCAACAGAAGAAGTGGCTTGAAGAGTTGGACAAGCAGAAGGAAGAAGCTAAACTAcgaaaattagaagaaaaactTAATTTATCAAAG GCAGAAGAGCATGACAGATGGGAAATGCATTTTGATTCTTTTAAGAACCATTTTAATGCTAAGGTCCAGCACCCCTTAAATGGAATGCACAGAAAGCCTGAAAGTCTTTCCCTGTCACCTGATGCCAAGGACCCGAGTGTTTTCGTTCACCCTTTGTCCCCTGCATCTTTAGGCAACCTCATGCCCTTACAGATGGGAACTGCAGAAAAAGCTGCTAAAAATGGTGCTTTGGAACAAAATCAGAGGGTCAG TTTCCTCCGTTCCATGACAGCTCTGCTGGACCCTGCACAGATTGAGGAGAGGGACAGGAGGCGGCAGAAGCAGTTGGAACATCAG AAAGCAATAATGGCTCAGGTGGAAGAAAAACGGAAGCAGAAACAACTggaggaagagcagagaaaaTGGGAAGAGCAACAGGAAGAACTGCGCCTGGCACGAGAAAAAGCACAACTGCAGAAACAGTTTGAAGAAGAAAtgctgaaacaaaaacaaaaggag gaactTGCAACTCTTAAAGCTAGAGAGCTTTATCAGACAATGGAGAAAGCTCAGGAATTAGCCCAGGGATCAAAACAAGACCAGCACATTCCAGACTTGGCTCAGAAGGCACATGACATTTCAGAACTTCAGAACAGTCTTGGTGGTGGCAAGTATAAATCTCACACTCAGTTTGCCTGTTCCTTTGGTGGTTGA